The Desulfococcus multivorans DNA window ACCTATGTCATTTCAGATGAAATGGCCGAACGACTCACGCAGCTTGTCATTCCTCAGATGCAGTTCGACCACCCGGTCGATAACAAGGGGCTGCTGGTGGTCGGTAATTACGGCACCGGTAAGTCGCACTTGATGTCGGTGGTCTCCAGCCTTGCCGCAGATGCCTCCCTGCTGGAAGGGCTGAAGAACGATGGTGTCCGCGACGCAGCCTCTCAGATCGCCGGTCGGTTCAAGGTCATCCGTACCGAGATCGGTGCCACCACCATGTCCCTGCGCGACATCCTGGTGGCCGAACTGGAAGAGCACCTCGAAAAACTCGGCGTGGAGTATGTGTTCCCCGAAGCCGGGACCATTACCAGCCACAAGCGGGCCTTCGAAGACATGATGGCCAAGTTCGGCGAGGTCTTCCCCGAACACGGCCTGCTGCTGGTGGTCGACGAGCTGCTCGACTACCTGCGCACCCGCAAGGACCAGGAGCTGATCCTCGACCTCAACTTCCTCCGCGAGGTCGGCGAGGTCTGCAAGGACCTGCGCTTCCGCTTCATGGCCGGTGTCCAGGAAGCCATTTTCGACAGCCCGCGCTTCGCTTTTGTCGCCGACAGCATCCGCCGGGTGAAGGACCGCTTCGAGCAGATCCTTATCGCCCGCAGCGACGTGAAATTCGTCGTGGCCGAGCGCCTGCTCAAGAAGACCACCGAGCAACAGGCCAAGATCCGCGACTACCTGATGCCTTTTGCCAAATACTACGGCGGGCTCAATGAGCGCATGGACGAGTTTGTCCGGCTCTTCCCGGTGCATCCCGATTACATCGACACCTTCGAGCGGGTCACCGTGGTGGAAAAGCGCGAGGTGCTCAAGACCCTGTCCATGGGCATGAAAGGCATTCTCGGCAAGGACGTGCCGCAGGACGAACCCGGCCTGATCGCCTTCGACAGCTATTGGGGTACCCTCAAGCAGAACGCTTCGTTCCGCGCCATTCCCGAAATCCGGGCAGTCATTGATTGCAGCCAGGTTCTGGAATCCCGCATCGAGAACGCCATCACCCGCAAACAATACAAGCCGATGGCGCTACGCCTGATCCATGCTCTGTCCGTCCACCGCCTTACCACTGGCGACATCTATGCCCCCATGGGCGCATCCGCCGAGGAACTGCGCGACCGTCTCTGCCTGTTTGATCCGCTGATCGCCGAGCTGGGTAGCGACGAACCCGACAAGGATCTCCAGACCCATGTGGAAACGGTCCTGCGCGAGATCCACAAGACAGTCAGCGGCCAGTTCATCTCCTTCAATGCCGACAACCGCCAGTTCTACCTCGATCTGAAGAAGACCGACGACTTCGACGCCCTGATCGACAAACGGGCCGAAAGCTTGGGGCAGGCTCAGCTCGACCGTTTCTACTACGAGGCGCTCAAGCGGGTCATGGAATGCCAGGACGCAACCTATGTGACCGGCTACAAAATCTGGCAGCACGAACTGGTCTGGCAGGAGCACAAGGCAGCCCGCTCCGGCTACCTCTTTTTCGGGGCACCGAACGAGCGTTCCACCGCCGTGCCGCAGCGGGACTTTTACCTCTACTTCATCCAGCCCAACGATCCGCCGCGCTTCAAGGACGACAAGGTCAACGACGAGGTCTTCTTCCGCCTGAAAGGCACCGACGAGGAATTCCAGACTGCGCTGAAGAGCTATGCGGCCGCCCTGGATCTTGCAGCCACCTCATCGGGCCATGCCAAGGCCACCTATGAATCGAAGGCCAACGGTTTCCTGAAGAAGCTGGTCCAGTGGCTGCAGAAGCACATGAGCGATGCCTTCGAGGTCACCTATCAGGGCCGCGCCAAGTCCATGACCGAATGGGCCAAGGGCAAATCCATCCGCGACCTGTCCGGCCTGTCGCCCCACGAGACTATCAACTTCCGCGACTTGGTGAACACCATCGCCGGTGTCTGCCTGGCACCGAACTTCGAGAACCAGGCCCCGGACTACCCGTTCTTCTCGGTCCTGATCACCGGCAACAACCGCGCCCAGGCAGCGCAGGACGCCCTGCGAGCCATCGCCGGGCAGAACCGAACCAAGCAGGCCACCGCCGTGCTGGACGCCCTGGAGCTGCTCGACGGCGAGAAGATCGATCCCTACAAATCGAAGTACACCAAGTTCATTCTCGATACCGTCAAGGCCAAGGGGCACGGCCAGGTAGTCAACCGCAACGAGATCATCCAGGACGACCACGGGCTGGAATACATGAACCCCGGCGGTGGTCGGCTTGAGCCGGAATGGGTGGCGGTCATCCTGGCTTCGCTGGTCTATTCCGGCGACATCGTGCTCGCCATTCCGGGCAAAAAGTTTGACGCCACCGGCCTGCAGCAGCTTGCCGCGACCGGCATGGACGAGCTGGTCCGCTTCAAGCACCTGGAGCAGCCCAAGGAATGGAACCTGCCCGCGCTCAAAGCGCTGTTCGAACTGCTCGGCATGACGCCGGGCATGGCCCAGCTCGTCACCCAGGGCAAGGACGAGCCGGTGCAGAACCTGCAACAAGCGGTAGGCAAGATCGTCAAGCGCATCGTCATGACCCAGCAGACCCTGCGCGAAGGGCTCTCCTTCTGGGGCCTGGACCTGCTCGCGGGAACCGACCTAGCCAGCCAGACCAGCGGGCTGGACGAGGCCAAGGGCTTCTTTGAATCGCTCCAGGCCTACTCCTCGCCGGGTAAGCTGAAAAACTTCCGCTACAGCGCTCCCGAAGTGCTGGCCCACGAAAAGGCCGTGAAGGCGCTCGATGAACTGGACGCCCTGCGCGAGTTCATCATGGACCATAGCCCGACGGCGTCCTGGCTCTCCACCGCCGAGGCGGTGCTGCCCGCCGAGCATGACTGGGTGGATCGCATGAAGACCACCCGGCAGGATGTGCTGGATGCCCTTAAGCAGGCCGACCTGTCCGAGCTGGCCAGCCAGTCCCAGAGCATCGGGGCCAAGCTGCAAAAGCTGAAGAAGGATTACACCGTCGCCTACATCGGCCTGCATACCAAGGCGCGGCTGGGCGTGAACGACG harbors:
- a CDS encoding DUF6079 family protein; translation: MKYGDLIQFDPIESVVQLRDADKSNAAQHLVNTYVISDEMAERLTQLVIPQMQFDHPVDNKGLLVVGNYGTGKSHLMSVVSSLAADASLLEGLKNDGVRDAASQIAGRFKVIRTEIGATTMSLRDILVAELEEHLEKLGVEYVFPEAGTITSHKRAFEDMMAKFGEVFPEHGLLLVVDELLDYLRTRKDQELILDLNFLREVGEVCKDLRFRFMAGVQEAIFDSPRFAFVADSIRRVKDRFEQILIARSDVKFVVAERLLKKTTEQQAKIRDYLMPFAKYYGGLNERMDEFVRLFPVHPDYIDTFERVTVVEKREVLKTLSMGMKGILGKDVPQDEPGLIAFDSYWGTLKQNASFRAIPEIRAVIDCSQVLESRIENAITRKQYKPMALRLIHALSVHRLTTGDIYAPMGASAEELRDRLCLFDPLIAELGSDEPDKDLQTHVETVLREIHKTVSGQFISFNADNRQFYLDLKKTDDFDALIDKRAESLGQAQLDRFYYEALKRVMECQDATYVTGYKIWQHELVWQEHKAARSGYLFFGAPNERSTAVPQRDFYLYFIQPNDPPRFKDDKVNDEVFFRLKGTDEEFQTALKSYAAALDLAATSSGHAKATYESKANGFLKKLVQWLQKHMSDAFEVTYQGRAKSMTEWAKGKSIRDLSGLSPHETINFRDLVNTIAGVCLAPNFENQAPDYPFFSVLITGNNRAQAAQDALRAIAGQNRTKQATAVLDALELLDGEKIDPYKSKYTKFILDTVKAKGHGQVVNRNEIIQDDHGLEYMNPGGGRLEPEWVAVILASLVYSGDIVLAIPGKKFDATGLQQLAATGMDELVRFKHLEQPKEWNLPALKALFELLGMTPGMAQLVTQGKDEPVQNLQQAVGKIVKRIVMTQQTLREGLSFWGLDLLAGTDLASQTSGLDEAKGFFESLQAYSSPGKLKNFRYSAPEVLAHEKAVKALDELDALREFIMDHSPTASWLSTAEAVLPAEHDWVDRMKTTRQDVLDALKQADLSELASQSQSIGAKLQKLKKDYTVAYIGLHTKARLGVNDDKRKAGLLNDQRLQTLLKLAGIDLMPRQQLTDYQNRLAGLKSCFALTEQNLDASPICPHCGFRPSVETGAAAGSQMIDQMDAQLDAMVTAWTSTILSNLEDPITQANMDLLKIDDREPLEAFIKSKELPVPLDSNFVHALKEVLSGLVKVTVKAQELQQALQVTDGPATPAEMKKRFEEYIDQLTKGKDPAKVRIVME